CGGGCCGTCACGGGCGCTCCTCGTGCCGTGCCGGGGCGGGCCGGCCGGGGCCCGCGGCGGCCGCCGGGGGTGATGCCACCGCCCGTAGCATGGGTTCCATGCAACTGATTGGCACCGTGTCCCCGGACCGCCCGCTGCTCGTCGTCGCCGTCCGCGAGGAGGCGGCCCACCTCGACCGGCGCCTTCCGGTGCTGCTCACCGGGATGGGCAAGATCAACGCCGCGGCCGGTCTGGCGACCGTGCTGGCCCAGGGCGTCCGCCCTTCGGAGGTGGTCAACCTGGGCACCGCCGGCGCGCTGCGCCCGGGCCTGGCCGGGACGACCCACCGGATCGCGAAGGTGATCCAGCACGACATCGACACCCCGGTGCTGCGCGAGCTGACCGGCCGCAGCTACGGCGACGCGATCGACCTCGGCGAGGGGACGGCCCGGTGCTCGCCACCGGCGACCTGTTCGTCTCGGACCCGGTGGCCCGGGAGCGGCTGGCGCTCACCGCGGACCTGGTCGACATGGAGGGCTATGCGATCGCCACCGTGGCGGGCCGGGCCGGTGTGCCCGTCCGCCTGGTGAAGCACGTCAGCGACGAGGCGGGGGACGGCGCCGCCCGCAGCTGGCGCGAGTCGGTGGACGGCTGCGCGAAGATCCTCGCCGCCTGGGTGGACGAGCACCTGGCCTGACAGCCGCCGACGACCGGAGGCCGGGCCCGCCAGGGCCCGGCCTCCGTCGTGCGTCCGGTCGGTGGACGGCCGGTCAGCCGGCGATCGTCACACCGGTCAGCGCCGGGACGAACTGGTCGAGCTCGGCACGCCAGTAGCGGCCCACGTTGAGGCGGGTCGGCTTCTCGTCGCCGGGCAGGTGCAGGCGCATCGAGCTCCACACGGCGCCGCGGTCGACCTGGCTGATCAGGCCGCGGGCCTGCTCCAGCGGGATGACGTGCAGCAGCTCCTGCGGCCGGTTGCTCATCCGGGCGGCACGGTGCACGACGACCACGCGCTCGGTCAGGGTGACGAAGTAGTACTTGACGAACAGCTGGCCGATCAGGCCGAGCTGGCTCATCAGCCACGGGTTCGGGCCGGTGACGGTGTGGAAGGTGACGACGGGCCGGTCGTTCGGCTCGATCGCGGCGATCGCCTCGGCGACCTGCTCCTGCATGGTGGACTTACGGATCGCCATCTGGCGTGCTCCCCTGGGGACGTGCGCGGTCCCGTGGGTCGGGTGCGCGGTACGAAGCCGGGAGCGTAGCGGTCATCGGACCGTCCGATCAACGTACATTCCCCGGGCGCCGAATTCGTGACCGAGAATTCACCGAACCGCCGGCCACCGAATCGCCGGCCGCCGCCCCGTGACCGCCGTCCCCGCCCGTCCGGCCTGCTCAGCGGTGCGGGGCGTCGAGCGGACGGCCGGAGGCGGGGTCGAGTCGGACGAGCGTCCGGGTGCCGCGCACCGTGACCGTGAAGGCGTCGGGCCCCCGCCAGGCGACCGGATCGCCGCCGGGGCCGCCCTCGTCACCGACCCGGAAGTTCCCGAGGTCCCAGCGGCGTTCCGACCAGCCGGAGCCGGTGAAAAGCGTTACCGACCAGACGGGGTCCTCGCCGCCGTCGTACGCGGCGACCACCCGGCGGTCCGCCCGCCCCTGCGGGGCCGACGCCGCGACCTGCCGGGGCGGGAAGCGCAACTCCCGTTCCGCAAGGATGACGAGCAGGGCGAGACAGAGCGTCAGACCGAGTGCGACGCAGGCCGCGGTCCGCCAGCCCCGGCGCTCACCGGCCGGACCGAGGAACGGGGCGACGGTGAGCAGCCCGATCGCCGTGGCCGGCCACCACGGTGACCCGAAGACCTGCTGCACACGGACCAGCCCGCCCGAGCGGTCCGACCAGACGCCCGCCGCGTGGAGCGCGGTGAGCAGGACGGCCGCGGCGAGCGCCGCCCGGCTCGCCCACCTGCGGACGGCGATGCCGACGACCCGCTCCCGTCCCATCGTCGGAACACCCACCCGCAGCCCCCTGACACACCGTCGAAGGACGGCAGGGTACCGCGACATGCGAACCGCGGCCGCCGGGGTGTGCGGGCCCCGGCGGCCGCGGAGTACGTGGCGGCCTAGGCCGCGGCCGACTGCACCGGGGCGTAGGCGTCCCGCAGCCGTTGCTGGGCCTGCGGGCCGGCGCCGAGCCGGTCCAGGCCGAGCAGGGCGGCGCCCACCACGGGCGGGGCGACGACCACCCGCGGCTCCGCCAGCGGGGCCGCCGCCGCGAGCCGGGCCGTGACGTTGTCGATCAGCAGCGGGTGCCGGGCGGCGAGCACGCCGCCGCCGAGCACCACCGGCGCGGGCCGGCCCAGCAGGTCGAGCCGGGTCAGCGCGATCCGCGCGAACCCGACGATCTCGGCCGCCTGGCGGTCGATCAGGTCCAGCGCGGTGCGGTCGCCCGCCTCGGCGGTGGCGAACAGCACCGGGACGAGCTCGTGCAGCCGCTCCTGGGAGAGCTCGCCGAGATGGATCGCCTCGGCGACGGCGGTGGCACCGGCCACCCCGAAGTGGGCGGCGATCGCGCCCGCCAGGGCGGTCGCCGGGCCCCGGCCGTCCTCGGCCCGGGCGGCGTGCCACATGGCCTCTGCAGCCAGTCCGCCGCCACCGCCCCAGTCGCCGGTGAGCACCCCGAGCGCGGGGAAGCGCGCGGTGCGCCCGTCGGGCAGCAGGCCCACGCAGTTGATGCCGGCCCCGCACACCACCGCGACGCCCAGCGGCCCGTCGGTGCCGGCCCGCAGCAGGCCGAAGGTGTCGTTGGCGACGGAGCTGGCGACGCCCCAGGGCCGGGCCTCGACCGCGGCCAGCAGCTGCGCCTCCTGCACCGGCAGGTCGGCGTTGGCGAGGCAGGCGCTGACGTGGGTGGTGAGCACGCCCTCCGGTCTCAGCCCGGCCTGCGCGGCGACCGCCTCGACCAGCGGGGTGAGGGCGCCGATCGCGCGGTCGGCGCCGCCGGGCTGGGGCTGGAAGCCGCCGCCGCGGGCGGAGCCGAGGACGGTGCCGTCGGCGGCGACCAGGGCCACGTCGGTCTTGCTGTTTCCGGCGTCGATGGCGAGGACGCCGGGGATCTGCCCGCCGTGAAGACGGTCCATCAGTTCTCCCCGGGGTGGCGCGAGGTGGTCATGTGCGGTGTCACGCCCAGCCGAGGTGGGCGCGGTTGTGGTCGATCAGCCGGTCGGTCAGCCGGTCGGCGAGGTCGATCTGGCCGACCAGCGGGTGGGCCAGCAGGGCGTCGAAGACCCGGCCGCGGCCGCCCTTGAGCGCGGCCTCCAGCGCCAGGTGCTCGTACGCGGTGACGCCGGCGATCAGCCCGGCGTAGAGCGGCTCCACCGGGCGCTGCGGCAGCGGGCGGACGCCCGCGGCGTCGACCTCGGCCGGCACCTCGATGACGGCGTCGTCCGGCAGGAACGGCAGCACGCCGTCGTTGCGCGTGTTGACCACCTGCACGCCGGTGGTGCCGTCGGTGCCGAGCAGTGCGGCGATCAACTGGACGGCGGCCTCCGAGTAGAAGGCGCCGCCGCGCTTGCCGAGCAGTTCCGGCTTGGTGTCCAGGGTCGGGTCGGCGTACATCTCCAGCAGCTGCTTCTCGATGGCGGCGACCGCGGCGGCGCGCGAGCCCTGCTCCTTCAACTCCTCGACCACCAGGTCGTGCTGGTAGAAGTAGCGGAGGTAGTAGGAGGGCACCACGCCCAGCCGGCGGACGACGTCGAGCGGCAGGTGCAGGTCGGCGGCGATCTCCTCGCCGTGGCCGGCCAGCAGCTCCGGCAGCACCTCGCGGCCGGTGGCGGCGCCGGGGGCGTCCAGCAGGGTGACGCCGCGCTCCCAGGTGAGGTGGTTGAGGCCGACGTGGTCGAGCCGGACGAACTCCGGTGCCACGCCCAGGTGGGCGGCGAACTTCCGCTGGAAGCCGATCGCGACGTTGCACAGGCCGACGGCCTTGTGGCCGGCGGTCTGCAGGGCGCGGGTGACAATGCCGACCGGGTTGGTGAAGTCGACGATCCAGGCGTCCGGGTTGGCCCGGCGGACCTGCTCGGCGATCTCCAGCACCACCGGGACGGTGCGCAGGGCCTTGGCCAGACCGCCGGCGCCGGTGGTCTCCTGGCCGACGCAGCCGCACTCCAGCGGCCAGGTCTCGTCCTGGTTGCGGGCGGCCTGTCCGCCGACCCGCAGCTGCAGCAGGACGGCGTCCGCGCCCTGGACGCCGGCCGCGACGTCGGTGGCGGTGCTGACCTGCGCGCCGTGCCCCTGCCGGGCGAAGATCCGGCGGGCGAGGCCTGCGATCAGCTCCAGCCGGTCGGCGGCCGGGTCGACCAGCACGAGTTCGCCGATCGGCAGGCTGTCCCGCAGCCGGGCGAAGCCGTCGATCAGCTCCGGTGTGTACGTGGAACCGCCGCCGACGATTGCCAACTTCAGTGCGGACATCAGCCCTTGACCCCTGTCAGTGTCACGCCTTCGATGAAGGCCTTCTGTGCGAAGAAGAAGAGGATGATCACCGGAGCCATCACCAGCAGGGTCGCCGCCATGGTGAGGTTCCAGTTGGTGTGGTGGGCGCCCTTGAAGGACTCCAGGCCGTAACTGAGCGTCCAGGCGCCCGGGTTCTCGCTGGCGTAGATCTGCGGGCCGAAGTAGTCGTTCCAGCAGGAGAAGAACTGGAACAGCGCGACGGCGGCGATCGCGGGCTTCGCCATCGGCAGCACCACCCGGAGCAGGGTGCGCAGGTCCCCGCAGCCGTCCATCCGGGCGGCTTCCAGGTACTCGTTGGGGATTGTGAGCAGGAACTGCCGCAGCAGGAAGACGGTGAACGCGTCGCCGAACGCCATCGGGATGATCAGCGGCCAGAGCGTGCCGGTGAGGTGCAGCTGGTTGGCCCAGAACAGGTACATCGGGATGATCGTGACCTGCGGTGGCAGCATCATCATCGAGATGACCGCCATCAGGGCCACGTTGCGGCCCCGGAAGCGGAACTTGGCGAGCGCGTACGCCACCGGCAGGCTGGAGACGACGGTCAGCACGGTGCCGGCGCCCGCGTAGAGCAGGGTGTTGCGCCACCAGGTGAGGAAGCCGGGGTCTGCCAGACCTTGACGTAGTTGCCCCAGTGCCAGCTGCCCGGCCAGAGGTCGGAGGTCAGCGCCTGCTGGTCGCTCATCACCGAGGTGAGCAGTACGAAGACGAACGGCAGCAGGAAGAACAGTGCCGCGGCGATGGCCAGCGCGTGCACGGCCACCCAGTTGAGCAGGGCGCGGCGGCGGGCGGTGCGGGCCGCGGTGGTGCGGGCGGCGACGTGCACCGGCAGGGTCGAGGTGAGCGTCACTGGTCAGTCCTCCCCGAGCAGGCCGGACCTGCGGCGCAGCAGCAGGGTCGTGAAGGCCATCGAGATCGCGAACAGGATCAGGGCGGCCGCGCAGGCGGTGCCGGTGTCGAAGCGCTGGAAGCCGAGGTTGTAGACCATCTGCGGCAGCGTCCAGGTGGAGCCGTGCGGGTAGCCGGGCTCGAACTGCTGGCCGGAGCCGCCGATCACGCCGCTGGCGACCTTTCCGGCGACGATCGCCTGGGTGTAGTACTGCATCGTCTGGATGACTCCGGTGACGACGGCGAACAGCACGATCGGCGAGATGTTCGGCAGGGTGACGAAGCGGAACCGCTGCCAGGGGCCGGCGCCGTCGAGTTCGGCGGCCTCGTACTGCTCCTTGGGGACGTCGAGCAGGGCGGCCATGAAGATCACCATCAGGTCGCCGACGCCCCACATCCCCAGCAGGGTGAGCGCGGGCTTGGACCAGCTCGGGTCGGTGAACCAGCCGGGCTGCGGCAGGCCGAGCTCGCCGAGCAGGTGGTCGACCGGGCCGGTGCCGGGGTTGAGCAGGAAGGCGAAGGCCATCGTGGCGGCCACCGGCGGTGCCAGGTACGGCAGGTAGAAGGCCGTCCGGAAGAAGCCGGCGCCGGACTTCACCTTGGTGATCAGCATCCCGACGCCGAGCCCGAAGACCGTCCGCAGGGTGACCATGACGACCACCAGCCACAGGGTGTTGCGCAGGCCCTGCCAGAAGAACGGGTAGTGGTGGAACAGGTAGTTCCAGTTCTTCAGGCCGGTGAAGGTCGGGGCCGTGAAGCCGTCGTACTTCATGAAGGAGAAGTACACGGTGGAGATCAGCGGGTAGGCGAAGAAGACCGCGAAGCCGATCAGCCAGGGCGACAGGAAGGCGAGCGTGCGGCCCGCCTCCCGGCGGCGCTTGCGTCGCAGCGCCGCCGGGCGGGGTGTGCCGAGAAGTGCCATGGTGCGTCCGTCACTTGGCCTGGTCGATGGCGGCGTCGATCTCCTTGGCGGTGGCCTGGAGGCCGGCCTGGAGGTCGGCCTGCTTGCCGGACTCGAACTCGTAGCCGAGGTTCTGCATGGAGACCTGGTAGGCGCCGCCGTTGACCGAGGCGGGCGTGGTGGAGGAGTTCGGGTTCTTCGCGATGTCCAGGAACGTCTTGAAGTTGGGGTCGGCGTCCAGCTTCGGCGAGTCGAGCGCGGCCAGCGTGCTCGGCACGTTGTGGATGGCGTTGGCGAAGGTGACGACCGCGTCGGTGTCCGTGGTCAGGTACTTGACGAGTTCCCAGGCGGCGGTCTGCTTGCGGCTGCTGTTGGCGATGCCGATGATCGTGCCGGTCTGGTAGCCGCGGCCGTAGGTGGCCGCCTGGTCGTCCGGCACCGGGAAGGGCGCGGTGGCCCACTCGAAGGCCGGCTTGTCGTCGGCGAGCGAGGCCGTCCGCCACTCGCCGTCGATGGCCATGGCCACCTGGCCGGTGGTGAACGGGTTCTTGGCGCTGAACTCGTCGCCGAAGCCGGTGCGGAACTTCTCCAGCTTGTCGAAGCCGCCGAGCTTGCCGACCAGGGCCTTCTGCCAGGTGTACATCGCGGCGACCTTCGGGTCGGTGGCGATGTCGGACTTGCCGTCCTTGCCGAAGTAGTCGGTGCCGTACTGGCCGAGGAAGTGCGAAGGGGTGGACTCGTAGCCGTGGTAGTTCGGCATGAAGCCGAGCTGCTTGAAGCCGTCCCCCTGCGGCACGGTCAGCTTGACGGCGTCCGCCTCGAACTCGCCGAACGTCTTCGGCGGCGCGGTGATCCCGGCCGCGGCGAAGGCGGTCTTGTTGTAGTAGAGGCCGTAGGCGTCGCCGAGCAGCGGCAGCGAGCACTGGTTGCCCTGGTAGGCGCTGTAGGTGAGCATCGCCGACGGGAAGGTCTTGGCCGGGTCTATGCCGTCCTTCTTGAGGAACGGCGTGAGGTCCGACCAGACCTTGGCGGAGCAGAACTTGCCGACGTTGTCGGTGGTGAACGAGGAGACCACGTCGGGGGCGTCGGCGCCGCCGGCCCGCAGGGCCTGCTCGCTCTTGTCGTCGGCGATGTTGCCGACCACCTTGACGTGGATGTTGGGGTGGGACTTCTCGAACGCGGCGATGTTGTCGTTGATCGCCTTGGTCTCGTTGTCCTGGCTCCAGCCGTGCCAGAAGGTGATGGTGACGGCCTTGCCCTGCGCGGAGCCGTCGTCGCCGCCGCCCTGGGGCGTGCCGGTGCAGGCGGCGGAGAACAGGGCCAGGGCGGCGGTGCCGGCGAGGGCGGCGGCGGTGCGACGGGATCTGCGGGGGTGTGCACTTCTGCTCCTCCTGGGGGTACGCGGGCAGGCGTCATCGCCCTTCGGCCCGTGCATGGGGGAT
The Kitasatospora paranensis genome window above contains:
- a CDS encoding N-acetylglucosamine kinase, which encodes MDRLHGGQIPGVLAIDAGNSKTDVALVAADGTVLGSARGGGFQPQPGGADRAIGALTPLVEAVAAQAGLRPEGVLTTHVSACLANADLPVQEAQLLAAVEARPWGVASSVANDTFGLLRAGTDGPLGVAVVCGAGINCVGLLPDGRTARFPALGVLTGDWGGGGGLAAEAMWHAARAEDGRGPATALAGAIAAHFGVAGATAVAEAIHLGELSQERLHELVPVLFATAEAGDRTALDLIDRQAAEIVGFARIALTRLDLLGRPAPVVLGGGVLAARHPLLIDNVTARLAAAAPLAEPRVVVAPPVVGAALLGLDRLGAGPQAQQRLRDAYAPVQSAAA
- a CDS encoding ABC transporter substrate-binding protein; this translates as MHGPKGDDACPRTPRRSRSAHPRRSRRTAAALAGTAALALFSAACTGTPQGGGDDGSAQGKAVTITFWHGWSQDNETKAINDNIAAFEKSHPNIHVKVVGNIADDKSEQALRAGGADAPDVVSSFTTDNVGKFCSAKVWSDLTPFLKKDGIDPAKTFPSAMLTYSAYQGNQCSLPLLGDAYGLYYNKTAFAAAGITAPPKTFGEFEADAVKLTVPQGDGFKQLGFMPNYHGYESTPSHFLGQYGTDYFGKDGKSDIATDPKVAAMYTWQKALVGKLGGFDKLEKFRTGFGDEFSAKNPFTTGQVAMAIDGEWRTASLADDKPAFEWATAPFPVPDDQAATYGRGYQTGTIIGIANSSRKQTAAWELVKYLTTDTDAVVTFANAIHNVPSTLAALDSPKLDADPNFKTFLDIAKNPNSSTTPASVNGGAYQVSMQNLGYEFESGKQADLQAGLQATAKEIDAAIDQAK
- a CDS encoding 6-phospho-beta-glucosidase yields the protein MKLAIVGGGSTYTPELIDGFARLRDSLPIGELVLVDPAADRLELIAGLARRIFARQGHGAQVSTATDVAAGVQGADAVLLQLRVGGQAARNQDETWPLECGCVGQETTGAGGLAKALRTVPVVLEIAEQVRRANPDAWIVDFTNPVGIVTRALQTAGHKAVGLCNVAIGFQRKFAAHLGVAPEFVRLDHVGLNHLTWERGVTLLDAPGAATGREVLPELLAGHGEEIAADLHLPLDVVRRLGVVPSYYLRYFYQHDLVVEELKEQGSRAAAVAAIEKQLLEMYADPTLDTKPELLGKRGGAFYSEAAVQLIAALLGTDGTTGVQVVNTRNDGVLPFLPDDAVIEVPAEVDAAGVRPLPQRPVEPLYAGLIAGVTAYEHLALEAALKGGRGRVFDALLAHPLVGQIDLADRLTDRLIDHNRAHLGWA
- a CDS encoding sugar ABC transporter permease, which gives rise to MALLGTPRPAALRRKRRREAGRTLAFLSPWLIGFAVFFAYPLISTVYFSFMKYDGFTAPTFTGLKNWNYLFHHYPFFWQGLRNTLWLVVVMVTLRTVFGLGVGMLITKVKSGAGFFRTAFYLPYLAPPVAATMAFAFLLNPGTGPVDHLLGELGLPQPGWFTDPSWSKPALTLLGMWGVGDLMVIFMAALLDVPKEQYEAAELDGAGPWQRFRFVTLPNISPIVLFAVVTGVIQTMQYYTQAIVAGKVASGVIGGSGQQFEPGYPHGSTWTLPQMVYNLGFQRFDTGTACAAALILFAISMAFTTLLLRRRSGLLGED